The Nitrospira sp. genome includes the window TCAATTGTAATTCCTCAACACGCTCCGGAGTCAGCGCCAGACAGATGAGGCCACGGGCATGTTTGGCCATGAAGTTGACGGCGTGCGGCGTGACCTTGCCGGCCGCCATCACAAGATCGCCCTCGTTTTCACGATCTTCGTCATCGACGAGGATGATGAACTTCCCCTTCTTGATATCCTTGATCGCGTCTTCGATCGAATTAAACGGTGTCGCCATAATCCCTCGATGGTGCAGGCCAGCCTGCTTCGGTGGCCCAGCTAACTCTTTTCAAACCACCCCTGTCAACGGGAAAAACCACCGGGGCTCGGGGCCTGCGCGACGGCCTGCGGACGCCACCGCAGGGCCGGAGCCACCGTCATCGCTGCGGCGGCACTCACGACCGCCAATCCCACGAACCCGAACAGGAACGTGCCCGTACTTTCCCGCAGCAACCCGAACCCGATGGGCACCAGGAACCCGCCGATCCCGCCGGCCGCGCCCACCAGGCCGGACGCCAGACCGATGTCCTTTGGAAACCACTCGGAGACGATTTGAAAAATCACCCCGTTCCCGAACCCCATCACGGCAATCGTCACCACCAGCAATCCTACGGCCCAGGGTAACGCCGGAAGCGACCCCGCCAGCACCGTCATCGAAGCGAGTGCAATAAACACCCCGACCAGCACCGGCAGCCCGCCCCATCGATCCGCCACATATCCGCCGACCGGACGAATCAAACTTCCTGTGAACCCGCAGAGCGCGGCGATGGAACCACCGACGATCGGATCGCTCCCATACTGATCGTGCAACAATACCGGGAGAAAACTCGTCAGCCCGACGAATCCGCCGAACGTGACACCGTAAATCATACAAAGCCAATACACCGACGGCACCCGCGCCATCGCCCAGGCCGCCTGCCACCAGGCCCCCTCTCCTGCCGTGCGCACAGTCGGCTCGCTCTGCACCACAGTGGTAAAGAGACCGATCGCGATCAGAATGGGGACGGCCATGATTCCGCACGCCCAGTGCCATCCGAGCGCCGTTTCCCATCGCGGAGCGAGCAGCAGCACCAACACGGTCCCGATATTCCCCGAGGCCACCAGGCCCAACACCAGACCTTGATGGGTCGCGGGATAGGCCCGGCTGGCCACCGGCATGGCCACCGCAAAACTCGCCCCTCCGGCACCAAGCAGGAGCGCAATGCCGAGGAGCTCCACATAACTCCGCCCTCCGAGCGCCGCCCAGATGACCGCGAGCAGTTGAAGGCCCAACACCAGCAGACCGGTCCGCTTCGCCCCATACCAGTCACAGGCCCAGCCGGCGGCAATTCGCAGCACCGCGCCGCCCAACAACGGCAGGGCCACAAGCACACTCTGTTGGGTCGCGGTCAGCCCGAGTTCCTGCCCGATCGCCACGGCCAAGGCCCCGAACAGCAGCCACACCATGAAACTCACGGTGAGATGCAACCAGGCGCCGGCCAGGGTCGGCCAATGTCCGCTGCGCAAGGCTACCGCCAACGTGCTGAGGCTCATTAACGACTTCATTCCGCGCCGGCTGTGTCCATGTCATCCGTGTGGTTTTTCAGCATCATCCACGCACTATACGAGGCGCGATTTCAGAGACGCAAGGGACGCGCGGGCAAGCCGGCCTATCACGTTGTTGCCTGGCACCCGACATCTGGTATAGTCAGCCCTTGCTCGGAATTCATGATGAGCGTCCTGGCTGGTAGCCCACGGTTTCAACCCCTATGACACAGCGCGAACACACGCACAACTCGGATTCTCACGCAGACCTGGACGAAGACACCGACGCCATCGAACCCGAGGCCCTTGAGCCGACGGACGAAGAGGTCACGGAGGAACATGACGCAGCCGACCACCAGCCGTCAAAGGAACCGCAGGAGGCCCCGCTCTCAACCTCCCTGGTCCCGGTCACCACGCTCCAGCAATACCTGACAGAAATCCGTCGTTATCCCTACCTGAGCAAAGAAGAAGAACTCCGGCTCTTCGAGGAATATCAGCTCAGGGGCAGTCGCGATGCGGCCATGAAGCTCATCCTGGCCAACCTGCGGGTCTCCGTCTCCATTGCGTCGGAGTACCTGCATACCGGCGCCGACCACATGGATTTGATTCAGGAGGGCAACGTCGGCCTGCTCCAGGCGATCAAAAAATTCGACCCCACGAAGAACGTCCGCTTTTATGCCTACGCGGCCTGGTGGGCAAGGGCCTACATTCTCCGGTACCTGCTGAATACCTACCGATTGATCAAAGTCGGCACGACCCAGGACCAGCGCAAGCTCTTCTACAATCTGAAAAAGGAAAAGGCCAAGCTCGAACGGGAAGGCTTCGCGCCCGACAGCAAGTTGCTGGCGGATCGCCTCAACGTGCGCGAACGCGATGTCATCGAGATGGATCAGCGGCTGGGCAGCTGGGAACTGTCGCTCGATCAACCCATCGGCCAGGAAAACGATGGCACGCTGATGGATATCCTGCCTGCGCATGAGCAGCCGGCGGACGAACGACTGGCCGATACCCAACTCAAGGCACTATTCCGGCGGAAGCTGGCCGAATTCACGAAGACCCTCGATGAGCGGGAAGAAGACATCCTGCGCAACCGCATTCTCTCCGAAACACCATTGACGCTGGAAGACATGGGCGCGAAATACGGCATCACCAAGGAACGCACCAGGCAGTTGGAGGCGCGAATCATCAAACGCCTCCGCGACTACATCAAGAAGGATGTGAAGGACTTTGACCGCCTTCGGATGTAGGACGGCGGCCTTCTTCAGGATCGTCATCGCCGGCCTCATGCTGGCGGCGGTCGGCGAAACCGCTTCACCTGTCCGCGCACTGGCCGACTCTCCCATCACGCGGGAAAATGCCCGACCTGGCAACTCTGACTGGATCCTCACCGACCCGGCCGACCATGAGGTTGAAGGGTATGCCTCGGCCACCAGCATCCACCGCGGGGACACACTCCACTTCTACATCCATAGCACCGACCCACGCATCACCGTCGCTATCTACCGGATGGGGTGGTATGCGGGAGCCGGAGCCCGGTTGGTCCAAGGCGGCATTTCGCTGCCGGGAGTGCGACAACCGATGCCGACGGCGGACCCGGTCACCGGACTCATCGAATGCGATTGGCAGGTGTCCTACACGCTCAGCACGAACACGGAGGACCCGGGCGAATGGCTCAGCGGCGTCTACCTCGCCAAGTTGACCGGCACGAGCAGCGGCAAACAAAGCTACATCATCTTCGTCATCAGAGAAGACAACCGGCCGGCCGACTTCTTGTTTCAATCCAGCGTCACAACATTCCAGGCCTACAACAACTGGGGCGGCAAATCGACCTACCCCTCGAACAGCCGCGATGAACTATGGGCGCGGAAAGTCTCGTTCAACCGTCCCTACGGCCGAAGCCAACATCCTCAGGGCGGCAGCGGCGTAGGTGCCGGAGAGTTCCTCACCGCCATGTCGATTCACCCGACCCGCTCCCTCTCGACCGCAGGGTGGGAATACAACATGGTCCGTTGGCTGGAGCGCAATGGCTACGACGTCACCTACAGCACCGATATCGACACCCATAGCCGCTCAGGCTTCTGGAAGGGCCACAGGGCCTGGCTCTCGGTCGGCCACGATGAATACTGGTCCGATGCAATGCGGCGCCATGTGGAAGCGGCGCGCGACCAAGGGCTCAGCCTCGGCTTCTTCTCCGCCAATACCTGTTACTGGCAGATCCGGCTCGAACCCAGCCCTCTCACGACTGAACCCAATCGGACCATGGTGTCCTACAAGGAGGTGGCTCTGACGGAGGATCCCTATGCCTTGGATGGCGATCCGTCCAACGACCACCGGATCACCGTTCAGTGGCGCGATCAGCCGCTCAACCGACCCGAACACAAGCTCATCGGCGTAATGTTCGAGACCGTCCCGGTGGATGGAGATGTGCTCATCACCCAGCCGTCTCATCCGCTGTTCACTGGTATCCCCTTGCCCCCGGACCATCGCCTGCCCGGCCTGCTGGGGTACGAGATCGACCGGGCATTCCCGGAGGGACCGGCGGGGTTGGAGATCCTTGCCCATTCTCCCCACCAGCGGAATGGACAGGTCGTGTATGGCGATATGACCCTCTACCGAGCCCCGAGCGGGGCCCACGTGTTTGCGACAGGAACCATCCAGTGGAGTTGGGGCCTGGACGATTACAATGCGCCGGCGCTACGAACCGCCCGAACCAGTGAGGCCGCCCAACAGATCACCCGCAATATCCTGGAGCTACTGGCTCGGAAGACCCTCTCGGCTGCTCAATAATCGGGATTTCGACTTCCTTCTGACTCCGACTTGAGCCCTTGGCGCAACCTTGCGGCGAGCTTTTCCAAAATATAGTGGAAAGACTCAGAAAGCATGCCTTAGAGAATCAATAGCTTAGAGGCCATTACCCCATTGCATCTCACCGTAGAATAATTTTATAGTCCATCCATTGACTTGCCTCTTGCTAGCGCTATCTATGTCTCGGGTTTACTGCAGGTAGCCCTTGCGGTAACACGTCAAAGCTGATTTACCAGCTTTCACACAACTGTACATTAGGGCCTCGACGCTCATCACCAGAAGGAGGATTCGGTATGGCTACGGAAGCGAAAGACAAGAAGTCCACGGCTGCGAAGAATTTTCAGCCGCTCGGTGACCGTTTGTTCGTCACCTACACTGAGGAAATGGAACGGACCTCCGGCGGGATCTATGTCCCTGACTCTGCGAAGGAAAAGCCGCAGCGGGGTATCGTGCAGGCCATCGGAAAGAAGGTCGAGAACATCAAGGTCGGCGACCAGGTGTTGTTCGACAAGTATTCCGGCAGCAAGCTTCGGATCGAAGACGAAGAGTGCCTCATCCTCAAGGAAGAAGACATCCTGGGCATTTTCACCCACTAATTCTGTCTGACCCCCAAACACCTGAACAACGACTACTAGACGATTAACGGAGGACGATTATGGCAAAGCAACTGTTGTATAGCGAAGCGGCACGGGCGGCCATCCTGCGCGGGGTGAACCAGCTCGCCGATGCCGTCAAGGCGACGCTCGGTCCCAAGGGCCGGAACGCGATTTTGGATAAGAAGTTCGGCGCCCCGACGATCACCAAGGACGGCGTGACCGTGGCGAAGGAAGTCGAACTGAAGAACCCGTACGAGAACATGGGCGCCCAGCTGGTTCGCGAAGTCGCGAGCAAGACCAGCGATACGGCCGGCGACGGAACCACCACCGCCACCGTGTTGGCCCAGGCGATCTATCGGGAAGGCGTCAAGAACATCACTGCCGGCGCCAACCCGATGGAAATCCAGCGCGGCATCAACAAGGCCGTGGAAGTCGTGATCGGCGAGCTGAAGAAGCTCAGCAAGCCTTGCCAGAACAAGACCGAAATCTCCCAAGTCGGCACCATTTCCGCCAACAACGACAAGACCATCGGCGACCTCATCGCGGAAGCGATGGAAAAGGTCGGCAAGGATGGCGTGATCACGGTCGAAGAAGCCAAGTCGATGACCACCTCCCTGGATGTGGTCGAGGGCATGCAGTTCGATCGCGGCTACATCTCCCCCTACTTCGTGACCAACGCCGAGCGGATGGAAGCCGTCATGGACGAGCCGCTCATCCTGATCAACGAAAAGAAAGTCAGCAGCATGAAGGACCTCCTCCCGGTCCTCGAGCAGGTTGCCAAGCTCGGCAAGCCGCTCATCATCATTGCTGAAGAAGTCGAAGGCGAAGCGCTCGCCACCTTGGTGGTCAACAAGCTCCGCGGCACCCTCAATGTGTCGGCGGTGAAGGCCCCGGGCTTCGGCGATCGCCGCAAGGCCATGCTGGAGGACATCGCGATCCTGACCGGCGGCCAGGTGATCTCTGAAGACCTCGGCCTGAAGCTCGAGAACGTCAAGCTGACGGATCTCGGCCGCGCCAAGCGCGTCACGATCGACAAGGACAACACCACGATCGTCGAAGGTCATGGCGATCCCAAGAAGATCGACGGCCGCGTGAAGCAGATCAAGGCTCAGATCGAAGAGACCACCTCGGATTACGATCGCGAGAAGCTGCAGGAGCGGCTGGCCAAGATCGTCGGCGGCGTGGCGGTCATCAACGTCGGTGCAGCCACCGAGACCGAAATGAAGGAAAAGAAGGCGCGCGTGGAAGACGCCTTGCACGCCACCAAGGCAGCCGTCGAGGAAGGCATCGTTCCTGGCGGAGGCACGGCCTATCTGCGCTGTCTCAAGGGATTGGATTCCCTCAAGGATCTGCCCTTGGAGCAGAAAGTCGGCGTGGACATCGTGCGCCGGGCGCTCGAAGAGCCGGTCCGTCAGATCGCAGCCAACGCCGGAGCCGAAGGCTCAGTGGTGGTCGGTCGGGTCCGTGAGGACAAGAATCCGAACGGCGGTTACAACGCCGCTGCCGACGAATACGTGGACATGATCAAGCTGGGCATCATCGATCCGACGAAGGTGTCGCGTTGTGCCTTGCAGAACGCCGCCAGCGTCGCGGGCTTGATGCTCACGACCGAAGTCATGATCACGGAATTGCCGGAGGAGAAGAAAGAAGCTGCCGGTGGCCATGCTGGTCACAACCACGGCATGGAAGGTATGTACTAAGGTTTCCGTTTCTTCTTCGCTGTCGAAGACCGGTCCGGCGGTGGCCCCGCCGGGCCGGTCTCTTTTTCGAGCCGAGACGCGCTGCGGCGGGAGTGGCCTTCCGCCGCAGCCACCACGGCGGCAAACAGGGCTGAGGTCTCCGGGTGGTAAAAGAGCGACCGGAACGTCTGATGCACGATTGCCGTATGCCGCTGCCGGTCCGCTAGAAACTCTGCCAACGCCCCTTCGCGCGACTCCGCGCTGTATCCCATCCTGATCGCGCAACGCTGCAGTTCCTCATTACTGTCAGGCAACGCGTGCGTCTGCAAATCATGCATCATCTGCAGCTTGTGTTCGACATCCCGTAAGAACCAGTACGCCTCGGTCAGTCGACGTTGATCGTCTTCCTCTACAAACCGCTGCCGGCAAAACCGGTGCAGAGCCCCCACCGTTCTGCGATCCAAAATCTCGGGAACCGCCTTGCCGATGAGCACCTGAATCGTTTGGACGAGAAATTCCAGTTCTCGAATCCCACCCGTGCCCAACTTCACATTTCGATGCTGATGCCCGCGTCCTGCGATCTTTTCATCGATCATCTCTTTGACTGAACGGACATCGCGGATGATCGCCAACGCCCGCTCCCTGGAGAGAGGCTGCAGATCAGGCTGAAAGACAAATCCTTCGACCATCTGCACGAACGCCTGCCCGACCGCGGGAGACCCGGCGATAGGCCAGGCCTTGAGCAGCGCCAGCCGCTCCCACACCTGGCCACGCTGGGCGTAGTACTTCTCGTAGGCCTCGACTGATCGTGCGAGCTGGCCGACAGATCCCTCGGCGCGCAGTCGCAAATCGACACGAAACACGGCGCCTTCCCGGGTTTGCTCGGCCAGGGCCTTCGTCAGTGAACGCGCCAGCAGCTCAAAATATTCTTCGTTGGACAGACCATGATTGTTCGACTGGCGCCCGCCCTTTCCTTTTCTGGTCTCACCCTCCGCAGACGCGTAGACGTAAATCAGATCCACGTCCGAGCTGTAATTCAGCTCATGCGCGCCGAGCTTGCCCATCCCGATGACGACAAACTCCGTCTCCACCCAGGCGCCGCTCGCGTCTTGATGCATCGGCGTCCCATGGACCGCCTTGAGATCCTGATCGACGATTTCATAGGCCGCATGAATGAGGACCGAGGCGAGATCGGACAAGGAGCCGGTCGTGTCTTCGACCGTGGCCAGATGCAGAAGGTCCCGCACACCGATGCGCAACATTTCCCGGCGACGCACCCGTCGCAGGACATCCAACTTTAATTCGATCACCTTTAGCGAGCCCAGGCTTTGACGAAGGGCCGCCACCATCCCTTCCCGGGTCGGAGCGGTCGTCAAGACATCTTCTTCCGCTAACCAATACACGAGCATGGGGTCGCGAATGAGAGCAAAGGCGAGAGAATCGCTGTTTCCGAAAATCGTACAGAGCAGCCCCAACATCTTCGGCGAGGCTTGCAGATACTGCAGGAGCGAGGAGCGATTGACGCTGCCCGAAAGCAGTCGTTCCCAATGATTCAGAGCTTGATCAGGATCGGCCGTGCGGGCAATCTCCATCAGAAGCCCGGGCAGAAGCGTGGCCAGAATCCGGCGTGTATGGGGATCCCCGGCCATACTCTGGATATTTGTATCCGCCTCGGCCGGATGGGTGATTCCGTAGCGGCTCAGAATCTTGACCACCTGATCCGGCTCAAGACCGGACGCCACCAGTAAGGGGGATGGATCGGGGAAGACCCGGGAGGAAACGGAATCCCGGCGCTGGGCCGGCGGGTCCTGCTGTGGCAAACGTCTGGTCATGGCGCCGCATTATACTGGCGCAATTCTTCCGGTACAACGAGAGCGCCTTCGGGTATACTCCACCGACACATGCTGCACGCGAACGCAGACCGCGACCAGCTCCTTGCCACCCTGACTCCGCTTTGTCAGGACATCGACCGCGACATCCTGCAAGACTTCGTCACGCGGATGGACCCGGATTATTTTTCTGCGTTCTCCCCGAACACACTCGCCACGCACGTCAAGCAAGCCGCCACGCTCACACCGGACCATCCATGCGATGTGTCCATTGAGGAAACCACAGGGGGCCGTTTGGTCATCACCATCGTGGCCTATGACTATTTTTCAGAATTCGCCACGATCTGCGGGCTCCTGTCTGCCTTCAGTCTCAACATCGAAGAAGGGCGCATCTTTACTTCGGCAGAAAGTGAACAACCCAGCCGCAGCCGATCGGCTGATCCGTACCCGATCCGGACAAGGCCGCAAGGTCGCCCTGGCCTCACCAGGAAGAAGATCGTGGACGTGTTCACGGTGAGCCCCATCGAGGGGCAGACGTTCGCCCCCGCAAATCGCACACGCCTGACCGACCAACTCACCCGCATGATCATGCTGCTCGACGAAGGACAACTGGACGAAGCCCGGCAGCAGGTCAATCGCCAATTGGTCGAACACCTCGGCAAACGCCGGAGTTCCTTCAGCGGCCTGCTCCACACTGTTCAGATCACTTTCGACAATAGCCAGTCTGCGACCGATACGATCATGGACATCCGGTCCGACGACACGCCGGCGTTTCTCTACGCCTTCGCGAACGCGCTCGCGATGCGCAACGTCTACATCAGCAAGGCGCTGTTCGCGATCGAAGACGGTAAGCTGCACGATCGTTTTTACATCCGCAACCGCTTCGGACAGAAGCTGCTCGATCCGGGCGACCTGGAGCAGCTGCGCCTCACCGCCGTGCTCATCAAACAGTTCACTCATGCCCTCACCTGGGCGCCCGATCCGGCCAAGGCGCTGGAAGCCTTCGACCAGTTCCTGGACCTCGTACTCGAAGGCTCGCGTCAGGCCGGGCGAAAACAGGCCTGGGCCTTCGTGAAAGACAAGAACACCTTTCCGCTCCTGGCACGGCTGCTCGGGGCGAGTGATTTTCTGTGGGAAGACTTCCTCCGGCGGCAACATGTCAACCTGCTGCCGTTGCTGAAAGATTATCGCGATGCGCCGCTCATCAAATCCCAGGCAACATTGCGCAAGGAATTGAACCGCGCCATCGTCAAGGCGAAGACCGACGAGGCACGGAAGGAAGCCCTCAACCGATTCAAGGATCAGGAACTCTTCCGCATCGACATGAAACACATCGTCGAACCGGAAACGAGCCTGCCCGACTTCTCGCTCGCCATCTCAGAACTGGCTGAAGTGATCGTCGAACGCAGCCTCGTGGACTGCCAGGCCAAGCTGACGAAGCTCTACGGCAGCCCCCGTTTGACCAACAAAAAGCCCTGTCCCTTTGCGATCCTGGGCGCGGGGAAATTCGGCGGCAAGGAAATGGGCTATGCCTCCGACATCGAGGTGCTCTTCGTCTATGGCGGGCCCGGACGGACCAGCGGCAAACAGGGCATCGAAAACAGCGAATACTTCGAGCGCCTCGCGCAGGAATTTCTGCAATGGATCGAAGCCAAACAGGAAGGCATCTTCCACATCGACGTCCGGCTGCGACCCCACGGCGGCAAGGGGTCCCTCGCCAACGCGTTCGATGAGGTCTGCAAGTATTACAGCGCAGAAGGCCAGGCTGCTCCGTTCGAGCGGCAGGCGCTCATCAAGCTGCGCCATATCGCGGGAGACACCGCGCTCGGCAAGAAGGTGGAGACTCATCGCGACAGCTTCGTTTACAGCGGCGCGCCCTGGGATCTGACGGTGGCGCTCGACCTGCGGCGGCAACAGGTCAAACAACTCGTCGAGCCGGGCCAGATCAACCTCAAGCACAGCCACGGCGGCATCGTCACGCTGGAATACGCCATCCAGTACCTGCAGGTCATGCACGGCCACCGGCACCCGAGCTTACGCACGCCGAACACCCTCCGGGCCTTAGCCGCCCTGATCGACGTAGGGCTCATTCCCCGCGCGACCGGCGAGAACCTGCGCAAGTCCTATCTCTTCATCCGCATGCTGATCGACGGCCTGCGCATGGTGCGCGGCAACACCAAAGACCTCGTCATCCCGCCGCCCGACTCCGACGAATTCATCTTCCTCGCCCGCCGCGTCGGCTACCAGACCGAAGATTGGCAGGCTGGGGCAAGACATCTTCAGACCGATATCGAAGAGCACATGAAGCAAAACAGACAGTTCTTCGAGAAGATGTTTGGGAAGTTATGAACGTCACAAACATCAATTGTGTCTCGCGTAGTAGAGAACGGGCTATGAGGATGATTCAGTCCGTCTGGATTGTAACCCTAAGCCTGCTGCTCGGTTGTGCTGCCTTGCCCGCTCGGCCGCAGGCCCCTTATCTTACAGTTCCTTACCCTATTAATGACGTCCAACGAGCAGCGGCAGACGCCATGACTGTGTATGGCTTCCAACTGAACTCAAGCAACGCGTCTAAGCGAGAGGAGACTGAATTACGATACCTTGAAGGCACACGGCCGAGGACTCAAGGGGTCTCCTGTAGTCCT containing:
- a CDS encoding co-chaperone GroES yields the protein MATEAKDKKSTAAKNFQPLGDRLFVTYTEEMERTSGGIYVPDSAKEKPQRGIVQAIGKKVENIKVGDQVLFDKYSGSKLRIEDEECLILKEEDILGIFTH
- the groL gene encoding chaperonin GroEL (60 kDa chaperone family; promotes refolding of misfolded polypeptides especially under stressful conditions; forms two stacked rings of heptamers to form a barrel-shaped 14mer; ends can be capped by GroES; misfolded proteins enter the barrel where they are refolded when GroES binds) encodes the protein MAKQLLYSEAARAAILRGVNQLADAVKATLGPKGRNAILDKKFGAPTITKDGVTVAKEVELKNPYENMGAQLVREVASKTSDTAGDGTTTATVLAQAIYREGVKNITAGANPMEIQRGINKAVEVVIGELKKLSKPCQNKTEISQVGTISANNDKTIGDLIAEAMEKVGKDGVITVEEAKSMTTSLDVVEGMQFDRGYISPYFVTNAERMEAVMDEPLILINEKKVSSMKDLLPVLEQVAKLGKPLIIIAEEVEGEALATLVVNKLRGTLNVSAVKAPGFGDRRKAMLEDIAILTGGQVISEDLGLKLENVKLTDLGRAKRVTIDKDNTTIVEGHGDPKKIDGRVKQIKAQIEETTSDYDREKLQERLAKIVGGVAVINVGAATETEMKEKKARVEDALHATKAAVEEGIVPGGGTAYLRCLKGLDSLKDLPLEQKVGVDIVRRALEEPVRQIAANAGAEGSVVVGRVREDKNPNGGYNAAADEYVDMIKLGIIDPTKVSRCALQNAASVAGLMLTTEVMITELPEEKKEAAGGHAGHNHGMEGMY
- a CDS encoding RNA polymerase factor sigma-32, encoding MTQREHTHNSDSHADLDEDTDAIEPEALEPTDEEVTEEHDAADHQPSKEPQEAPLSTSLVPVTTLQQYLTEIRRYPYLSKEEELRLFEEYQLRGSRDAAMKLILANLRVSVSIASEYLHTGADHMDLIQEGNVGLLQAIKKFDPTKNVRFYAYAAWWARAYILRYLLNTYRLIKVGTTQDQRKLFYNLKKEKAKLEREGFAPDSKLLADRLNVRERDVIEMDQRLGSWELSLDQPIGQENDGTLMDILPAHEQPADERLADTQLKALFRRKLAEFTKTLDEREEDILRNRILSETPLTLEDMGAKYGITKERTRQLEARIIKRLRDYIKKDVKDFDRLRM
- a CDS encoding NarK/NasA family nitrate transporter, with protein sequence MSLSTLAVALRSGHWPTLAGAWLHLTVSFMVWLLFGALAVAIGQELGLTATQQSVLVALPLLGGAVLRIAAGWACDWYGAKRTGLLVLGLQLLAVIWAALGGRSYVELLGIALLLGAGGASFAVAMPVASRAYPATHQGLVLGLVASGNIGTVLVLLLAPRWETALGWHWACGIMAVPILIAIGLFTTVVQSEPTVRTAGEGAWWQAAWAMARVPSVYWLCMIYGVTFGGFVGLTSFLPVLLHDQYGSDPIVGGSIAALCGFTGSLIRPVGGYVADRWGGLPVLVGVFIALASMTVLAGSLPALPWAVGLLVVTIAVMGFGNGVIFQIVSEWFPKDIGLASGLVGAAGGIGGFLVPIGFGLLRESTGTFLFGFVGLAVVSAAAAMTVAPALRWRPQAVAQAPSPGGFSR